The Equus quagga isolate Etosha38 chromosome 20, UCLA_HA_Equagga_1.0, whole genome shotgun sequence genomic interval TTCCAGGTTGGCATGCCCCATACAGGTGTGCATCCCACCCTCGGACAGCCTGGGGCCCCTCTAGGCAGGGGTCACAGCGccctcacctccctgggcctcctggctgtcactcactcactcaccagTGTGTTCTGAGCATCTGCCCTTTCGTCAGGCCTGGGGAAGTTTGCGACATGGCGTGAGGGGAGCAGAacacctctccttccccagcactgTCCCGGCCCAGCCCCCGAGGGCCCTTTACCGTGTGTCCCCCGTTATCTTACAGTTCCCCCTGCCAGCACGGAGGCAGCTGTGTGGACGACGAGGGCCAGGCCTCCCATGCCTCCTGCCTGTGCCTTCCTGGCTTCTCGGGCAACTTCTGCGAGATCATGACCAACAGCTGCATCCCCAACCCGTGCGAGAACCAAGGCATCTGCACCGACATCGGGGGCGACTTCCGCTGCCGCTGCCCCGCCGGCTTCATGGACAAGACCTGCAGCCGCCCGGTGACCACCTGCACCACCGACCCGTGCCTGAACGGGGGCACCTGCCTGCAGCACAGCCAGGTGAGGTACGAGTGTCTGTGTAAGCCTGAGTTCACGGGCCCCCTCTGCGGCAAGAAGCGCGTGCAGAGCCCCCAGCAGGTCACCCGTCTGCCCAGTGGTTATGGGCTGACCTACCGCCTGACCCCGGGGGTGCACGAGCTGCCCGTGCCGCAGCCCGAGCACCACATCCTGAAGGTGTCCATGAAGGAGCTCAACAAGAGCACTCCCCTCCTCTCCGAGGGCCAGGCTGTCTGCTTCACCATCCTCGGCGTGCTCACCAGCCTGGTGGTGCTGGGCACCATGGGCATCGTCTTCCTCAACAAGTGCGAGGCCTGGGTGTCCAACCTGCGCTACCAGCACATGCTGCGCAAGAAGAAGAACGTCCTCCTGCAGTACAACAGCGGCGAGGATCTGGCCGTCAACATCATCTTCCCGGAGAAGATCGACATGACCACCTTCAGCAAGGAGGCTGGTGACGAGGAGATCTAAGCAGcgtcccccgccccccgccccggcccctcTATATCCTCGGGGCCCGCAGAGCTCACCCCATGCGGTCTGTTCTCATCTTTGTGGTGGGATTTGCTCTTTTGTGCCTACTCTGGTGAACGCTATGCTTAGCTATACTCTATCTCTGTGTTGCTGTGTGACAAATGCAATGCCAgaatcctccttctctctcttaatGCATGATCAAAAAACTTAATAATAAGAATTTCATCTTtaaacaagtaaaagaaataagtatgttattctaaatgcaaaaattaaaaaagaccaaaaaaaaacaaggcaacTGAACCAGGATGCCGTGCCGACGCCCCCCCCTCCCGGGGCGGGGGTCTCGGCCGCGGGGTCCTCGTGAAACCGTTACGAGTGCTGTGCGTGACCAGCCACTGTGGAAGGGCCGAACTCTTTTCGTTCGTTAATTCTCACACGCCACATCCGACTCGCACTCACGCCTGGTTCCACACCGCAACCCCTAGATCTTTCCGGTAGATTGTGCGGAGTGCAGCGGCCGTGTGTCAGGCAGAGAGAGCCCCGGGTTGGCTGCTGGGGGGCCGGGACCtcgtcccagccctgccactaaCTCGCTGTGAGATCCTTGGCGAGTCCCCCCCACCCGGGCCCACCTTTTCGCCCCTCTCGAGGGAGGGGTTGAACACAGAGATCATCAAGGTCCTCTCTTGCCCCAGAACTCTGAATTAGGAACGAGGGGGTGTGAACTGAAATGGCTCTTGACCCTGAAAATAAGGATCCGATGATGACTGAGTCTCATCCCGGGATCCGGAGGTTTTGGCCTATCCTGGATGTACACTTGACCATTTGAAATAAATCTTAACTGCGTTTCTCAAAGCGGGGAGCCTCCTGGCTCACTTTCCGCTTGGAAATACTTGGCCCCTTTGAGTCACAATGTGCAGTCTCGAGTTGCCCTCTGGGCAGCTCACCCCCCCCCCCCNNNNNNNNNNNNNNNNNNNNNNNNNNNNNNNNNNNNNNNNNNNNNNNNNNNNNNNNNNNNNNNNNNNNNNNNNNNNNNNNNNNNNNNNNNNNNNNNNNNNTGAAAACCTCAAACCGCAAGTGCCCCTGGTGAAATCTGAGTAGCAACACAGCCCTCACCAAGGTTTTCACAGCATTTGGTGGAAATTGCTGCTTGTGGGGAGTTTTCTATGTGTGGCCAAAGTGATACCAGACTGGCCCACACAGCCATGGAGTCTGTTTGTGTTGCTGAGTTAATAACCCTCAGATCCCTGAAGAGCTAGCCAGCTTCTGAATTGTGaatgtgagttttttttttaaagagcatctatcttttttgcaaaaatagaagGAAGTGGGACAGAGTTCTGCTTAGCTTCCCAGCTCTCTGAGTGGGGTAGCTAAACAGCCCTTGGGTGCCCGTCAGGAATATCTTGcttcttaaattatttgaatAGGAATTTATACTCTTAGCTTTAGTCAGTGTTGCTTGCACTGTTTACCTTGCTCCAAGAATTTATTCCCaagtcatcatcatcttcatcatctcgGTCATTCCGGTcactccacacacacagacatgcgcCACCGTCATCGCACAACCATTGACCTCATTACTCCATCGCCACCGGACTATCACTCAAGGCCCTTGTCATCCTGTTTCAAAGTCTGACTCTCATCTCCCCCAAGCTCCTGATGCCGCCACCCAAGCCGCTTCCCCGTCACTCCCAGTTCTTTCTCCTGCGCAGCCCCTCCCCCCCTCAGCCCCGAGTTCCTTGTCACCCACATCCCgagcccctcccaccctcaccccaaatCCCTCCCCAGTTACCCCCCACCCTTCCTCACCCTCCTTGGCATAGTTCACCCTCAACCCCAAAACCCTGTCACCATCACTCGCCGCCATGGTCACAGCCGCCAGGCCCCCTTTTGCCCCCCCCAGCTCCTGCCACCACCCGCCCGCCCCTGCCCCCGGCTCCCCGCTCCCTCTGATGCCCCTCGCCCCAAGTCCCTCCTCCCCGAGTCATTCGAGTCATCATCTCATCTCATTTTGAGTTCGTTTTAAGAAGTAATaacttaaaaaagacaaaaaaaaaaaaaagaactgttggCACGTGCCAGGCGGGCGTCTGGTACCCTGCCTGGCCCCTCTCGCGTGAGACCTTGATCGAGACGGCTAACggttctgatcctcagtttcccacAAAGCGAAATTCTAAGATTGGACAAAATGATCAAATTCTCTGCTCCATTTTGTCGATCTCCACGCTGTGGAGATCAGTCACCTCCTCTGATGACAAGGAAAGACATCCCACTGTCCGTTCATCCTTGACCCACTCCTCATCGATTCACGGATCCATCTGCCATTTGCTGGATCAGGGAGCATTTTCCAGCACCTGCTGAGTGCAAGGCAGTGTGCGGGGAGCTGCGGGCACGCAGGATGAGGGGCAGTCGGGAGGGGAGCGGACACACAGCTGTCCCCAGGGAGCCCAGCGCAGTGCAGGTCCAATGCCGTGGGAGGGGAGGGTCCGAGACGGACGCCTCCCTCAGAACCCGACCATCTCACCTCCCCACGTGGCAGATTATCAGTCGATACCAGCACTCGATGAGGCCACCCCACCCAGATTCCACCATGCCACCTGCACACATCCTGTGAGATCAGAACAGTGTCAGCAGCCTCGCCACGGTCTTCACGTCACGCAGAAATGGTCCATTCCATCCTCTATGGGGTAACCAGATTCTGCTGAGAGTGTGGGGACCTTGCCTGCCCATCCACACCCCGTGTGTGTTTGGAGTAGTGTGTAGTTTACGAATCGAACGGAGAAGCTCAAAGACAGCTGTCTAAGACATGAGCACCGATTCGGCCCCAAATTTGAGAGAGGAGAAGGCGCGGTGATCATTCTGTAACCCCAAAATTTCAAACATGTCAATGACGCTCTTTTTAGCTTTCCCGTTTACTATAACCAGGTAAgcaaaaaatgtttatgaaaaaaaataaaaaaaaccaagGGCTATTGGTGTGTTGCTTGATTTGCGGTGCTCTCGGCTACACTTGTCCCTCTCCGCTGATGGCCTTTGACCTGGGCAGGAGGGGTCAGGGGCCCATGCTCTGGAGGGCCCTGCTCTGGCCCGATCCAGTCCTTCCTGTGTGGCGAGGAGGCCACCCAGCCTCTTCTAGACCCCGTTCTGAGTGCTGGGAGCACAGGAATTTCCTGCCCCATTGGTGCGGAGGCCACTCTGGGGGCCGCACAGGCCTCTTCCGTCTGTCTCCCGATCGGGGCTGGTTGTGGGTTGCGTGGATGAGCTGGGATGTGAGAGTGAGGGACCGGGGGACAGGGTGGGTTCCGTACACGAGCGCTCGAGGCCCCTCGCAGCAGAGTGGAGCATCAGCTCTCCTCCGCGCCAGCTTCCAGCCCAGGACTCCTGGGGGTCCGAGAATTCCACGCTGGCCCCGGGCCTTCCAGGACTTGGCCAAGGTGGGATTGCTCCGGTGAGGGGGAGAACAGATTCTATCTGATGCTTAGTTAGGGGGACGTGGTGCCTTTTAAAGGTTGACACAGCGGGTGTAGGAGCCCCGTTTATACTCCTGAGTCAGGCCCTGCACGGGGTGGGAGGGACCTGCCTCTCTTCtaggcctgggccctgggccccaaGCTTGTGCCCTCTGTGTAGTACACTCACTCCCCTTGAGTTCCCATGGAGTGCTTGACACTGCATGTGCCCACCCGGAGGGTCAGCCGGGGCAAAAGGGCCTCAAtccaggccctggggtgggatcttctctccacttcctcccagGGCCTGTCCTTCCTCTCACGGACTCTCTTCCGCCAAGTCACTGCCACCGCCCACCCCGCTGCCCAGCCAGGACCTGGGGGTCTCTGAGGCTCGTTCCTCCTTCgccccctcttccctccatcctgcTCGTGTCTCTTGCCGGGCCCACCCTCCTCTCAGCCAGGCCAGgccgggctggggtgggggggttgtTGTCTCGTCAATGCAGCGAAACACACAAGAGGAACAAGCAGGGGTTACAACCTCAGAGATGGACACTGTTTTGAAAActgtaaggaaataaaatgaccATGTTGAGGCAACAAATGTAGAAACTTCTATGAAAGGGTTgagttttctaggaaaatattaaTTACCAAAATTCCTCAAGGCCTCCGGCAGGAGTAGAGCAATGACTGGGGAGAAGGCCCCAGAGCGGGCCAGCTGTCTGCTACCTGCCTCGGGGTCCAGAACACTCGAGCTTTGATGGAACAGGGGGCACTCGGGCTAGCGGCATGGTTCCAgagcaaagacaaagaaaagatgaaggtCTTTTTGATTGTTCTTTCAAAGCTAGGAGATCTCCAACGCTAAAACCTGACAAAgttaacaaaaagaaaggaaagcccCTGTGCTCATTCCTGAATAAACagaatcctcaataaaataacaaatcGAAGACAggcaaagataaaaacaacatcGTGACCAAGTAGAGTGTTTTCTCGGAAAGCAagtataatttaatattaataaaggtATTCCCAGACAGCGAGCTCTGGAGTGGTCCAGAGGGAGGAGGCAATGAGGGATGGCCCGAGTCACTGCCAGCAAACCCTGGGGTCAGGCAGGTGGCCTGGGCGAAGAAACAGAGGGAAGATCCAGCCAGCGTCAGGACCCCATCCCGCCACCCGCAGTGGGGCCGTGGCTGATGGGCTGGGTCAGCATGGGTCAGGGGAGTCTAGACTCAGGAAGTGAGGTGCccgtggggtggggatgggtgtGGTGTAGCCAGTGGGAGGGCTCAGAGGGCCCAAGGATGGGGAAGGCCcagaagagggagggagcagacagACGGAAGTTTcctgaaggagggaggagctggctAGACAGGGAATAAAGACAAAAGTGGGCTCACTGGCCCAGTCCAGGCTCCCAGCCTGCAGGGCAGCTTCCCGTGGGAGCCCAGGGCCACAACAACCCAGGCCCCGGGATGGCTGCAAAGCCAACTCCACACAACAGAACGTGATGGTCTCTGGCCCTGTGGCTCTCTTTCCCTTCGTGACTCTCCGGCTGCTGGAGAAGAATGCTTTCGCCCTGCTTACCGCCCATCCCAGACCCTCGCAAGCTCACGGGAGAAAGGAGGAGACCGCCCAGCCCCAAGTCCTCGCTGGGGGAGGGAACTCCCAGCTGACTGGGAACCCCGGAGAGCTCGGCCCTGCTGGGAAGGTATCTGACTCCAGCCACGGCCGCCCCCTGACCACGGCCGCCCCCGACCACAGTGAAGATGAGAACCTGAGAGTGGACCAAATTTCAGTCCAAAAAAtaggttgaaagaaaaaatacacataccAGTTCAATAGATGCCAGAGggaatttgataaaatatattcctgattttaaaaaatctaagcaAACTAGGAAAAAGTACATATCTCCTTAACGTCATAAAGAACTTCTATCTGAAACAGTGTTCGGTAGCCTGCTGATCAATAAAACCCAAGGGCAGGGAGGCCACGTAACAGGCACCAGGAAAAGCTCGGGCTTTAGTGGCAGAGGCCTGGCTTTGCGCTTGGCTCTGTCCCTCGGGCCACCCGTTATCTTCAAGTCTACTTCCTTATCTGCAAAGGAGCTGGGGCTCAGGCAGCTCGGGCCGCCAGAAGGAAATACCACGGACTGGGCAGCTTCTACAGCAGACATTGATTTC includes:
- the DLK1 gene encoding protein delta homolog 1 isoform X2 codes for the protein MTATAALLPVLLLLLAFGRSAHGAECFPACHPQNGFCEDDNVCRCQPGWQGPLCDQCVTFPGCVHGLCVEPWQCICDDGWDGNLCDLDIRACASTPCANNGTCVNLDSGHYECSCTPGFSGQDCQKKDGPCAINGSPCQHGGSCVDDEGQASHASCLCLPGFSGNFCEIMTNSCIPNPCENQGICTDIGGDFRCRCPAGFMDKTCSRPVTTCTTDPCLNGGTCLQHSQGQAVCFTILGVLTSLVVLGTMGIVFLNKCEAWVSNLRYQHMLRKKKNVLLQYNSGEDLAVNIIFPEKIDMTTFSKEAGDEEI
- the DLK1 gene encoding protein delta homolog 1 isoform X3, whose protein sequence is MTATAALLPVLLLLLAFGRSAHGAECFPACHPQNGFCEDDNVCRCQPGWQGPLCDQCVTFPGCVHGLCVEPWQCICDDGWDGNLCDLDIRACASTPCANNGTCVNLDSGHYECSCTPGFSGQDCQKKDGPCAINGSPCQHGGSCVDDEGQASHASCLCLPGFSGNFCEIMTNSCIPNPCENQGICTDIGGDFRCRCPAGFMDKTCSRPVTTCTTDPCLNGGTCLQHSQAVCFTILGVLTSLVVLGTMGIVFLNKCEAWVSNLRYQHMLRKKKNVLLQYNSGEDLAVNIIFPEKIDMTTFSKEAGDEEI
- the DLK1 gene encoding protein delta homolog 1 isoform X1, giving the protein MTATAALLPVLLLLLAFGRSAHGAECFPACHPQNGFCEDDNVCRCQPGWQGPLCDQCVTFPGCVHGLCVEPWQCICDDGWDGNLCDLDIRACASTPCANNGTCVNLDSGHYECSCTPGFSGQDCQKKDGPCAINGSPCQHGGSCVDDEGQASHASCLCLPGFSGNFCEIMTNSCIPNPCENQGICTDIGGDFRCRCPAGFMDKTCSRPVTTCTTDPCLNGGTCLQHSQVRYECLCKPEFTGPLCGKKRVQSPQQVTRLPSGYGLTYRLTPGVHELPVPQPEHHILKVSMKELNKSTPLLSEGQAVCFTILGVLTSLVVLGTMGIVFLNKCEAWVSNLRYQHMLRKKKNVLLQYNSGEDLAVNIIFPEKIDMTTFSKEAGDEEI